Proteins from a genomic interval of Neosynechococcus sphagnicola sy1:
- a CDS encoding cupin domain-containing protein, with protein MMLTSSKNNAELAVNLQELADYTKPGVSRKALVKDEQNSFSLLCLTAGTEIHEHTAPRPVSVTVIEGRGVLTLGGQEITLQQGVFVYMPANTPHALHALENLAFLHT; from the coding sequence ATGATGCTAACTTCTTCAAAAAATAATGCTGAATTGGCAGTCAATCTACAGGAATTGGCAGACTACACCAAACCCGGAGTCAGCCGCAAAGCGTTAGTGAAAGATGAACAAAACAGTTTCTCGTTACTGTGTCTCACTGCTGGAACAGAAATACATGAGCATACTGCGCCACGCCCTGTTTCGGTGACAGTGATCGAAGGACGCGGAGTGCTCACCTTGGGCGGACAGGAAATTACTTTGCAACAGGGCGTGTTTGTCTACATGCCTGCAAATACACCTCATGCACTCCATGCATTAGAAAATCTTGCTTTTCTACACACATAA